One window of the Allorhizobium ampelinum S4 genome contains the following:
- a CDS encoding GH36-type glycosyl hydrolase domain-containing protein has protein sequence MSPSMTPSTAPRDTETRNIDHNDSIRATYLTIDELQEKSKALATSVMSTLPGFFDFDFFARHKENEREILRVYRTTAADVEAGATITPAAEWLLDNHYIIEEAIQEVRRDFPKKFYRQLPTVKVGDRIIPRVMALAWLYVAHTHSTVTRESMTALAEGYQSEHSLEIGELWALPSMVRFVLVENLRRISTRVEKSRQMRRKANEAADEIVRLNDEAACREYLKQLESLADDNTFATQFLYRLRNGSQTSAVAVSWLEQRLEANGRTTEEAMAAEHNRLSSGNVSMGSIIKGLRTIDDTEWSVWVEEVSHVDKILRSHSDYEALDFGSRNSYRNTIEKLARRSDKSELEIAQIAIDLSKAAASTGDLSDAPSNVGSVLVGAQKEALERAVGYRVPAHIAVTRSFKRLHWLAIALPVLALTALALALVAWYLSYAGLSVPLIAILVVLFALPASEGATGLFNTLSTFVLKPARLVGYEFKEGIPDDARTLVAVPCMISKRDHVDELVRNLEVHYLTNPRGEVYFSLLSDWPDAKVEETEADLEVLEYAKREMAVLNARYNEDGKTRFYFLHRRRLFNPQEDCWMGWERKRGKLHELNLLLRGDKDTSYLPGANTVPDGVQYVMTLDADTRLMRDAVTKMVGKMYHPINRPVHDPETGRVVSGYGILQPRVTPSLTTGKDASVFQRVFSINRGLDPYVFTVSDVYQDITGEGSFTGKGLYHVDAFERAIKGQIDENTVLSHDLLEGSFARCALVTDVELVEDFPTRYEVEISRQHRWARGDWQLLPYILDPKRGITSLGRWKMVDNLRRSLTPIAWFAASVIGWFAMSPIDTLIWQLLLIFSLFVAPTISLINALVPRQTDIVPSAHFQSLWADLRGANAQVALRIVFIADMACMMADAIVRSMYRLLVSRKLLLEWRTAASIQSVAQGSIPTYYRTMRYAPTLALVAFGLSAYEAGYGALIGLPFTLMWVLSPLVAWYVSQSAETEDRLLVPEETVIELRRIARRTWRYYETFANAGEHFLPPDNFQETPEPVVARRTSPTNIGVYLLSIVSARHFGWLGFEQTIEKLEQTIGTVEKMDKFRGHLYNWYHTDTLKSLGNRYISAVDSGNLAGHLIAISSACRHWAEAPSAHLQGSLDGIGDVGGILMEALKELPDDRKTVRPLRTRLYERIIGFNNALASVKREHEFASIRVINLAVLARDIQKLAANLHHELRSDKSTDLLRWSEALVAVCESHIADSAFDLSNIEPLRQRLASLRDRSRDLAFSMDFAFLFRKERRLLSIGYRVETMELDEACYDLLASEARLTSLFAIAKGDLPTEHWYKLGRQVVPIGSRAALVSWSGSMFEYLMPPLVMQERQGGILNQTNNLIVKEQMNHGKRLNIPWGISEAAFNARDHALAYQYTNFGVPTLGLKRGLGQNAVIAPYASILASQYDPKAAAENLKKLRALGALGAYGFHDAVDFTPTRVPKGKTCAVVYNYYAHHHGMSIAAIANVTFNGLLRELFHADPVIEAAELLLQEKAPREIPVMSAKYEPQTPGKGQADLLRPEIRTITDPLSKDRELVLLSNGHYSVMLTATGSGFSRWNGLSVSRWKADPTEDRNGTFIFLRDTASGEWWSTTAAPRRAAEEKTRVVFSDDKAEFTKTVGDITSTVECVVATEHDAEGRRVTLLNTGTEDRFIEVTSYMEPVLSSDDNDNAHPVFSRMFVKTELGRKGDVIRIERNKRSPSDPDICVAHLVSDTSGPGRNTEFETDRYKFIGRGRTLAEAAAFDPDAVLSGSDGFTLDPIASFRRVLRVPAGKKVSVVYWTIAAPSRQEVDVAIERYRHPDAFNHEMLHAWTRTQVEMRHIGITSQQAAAFQQLGRYLVYPDMHLRADPETVRAGLASQSALWPNSISGDYPIFAVRINDEMDTEVVREALSAQDYLQRHGVVTDVVILNERAASYAQDMQHALEQLAEGMRTKQAEGGQQHVFAVRRDLMDDSGWNAVLAAARVVLHARNGKITDQVTHAAELFAAPRGVDAIDADWYPPVPVMAGRADLVAPIIDGSDLEFWNGYGGFAADGAEYVVRLGPGQSTPQPWINVISNDNFGFHIAAEGSGFTWSRNSRDYQLTPWSNDAVTNRTGEAFYVADLDSGEVVSPISAASNRQDVVYETRHGLGYSVFSTEAAGLAVELTVTVDQVEPVRFTRLTIRNTGDSARRLRSYGYVEWILGNNPQKTAAFVLPSHDAETGSLMATNPYSIDYSGRFAFLTAVETASGFASSRREFIGRHGDIKMPQAVAKGSPLSGSIDPEGDPCAALAFDITLQPGEEASVTFLLGDAESIEQARSVIAAAKAKGFDGALTEAKSFWGDFTGHIKVKTGDKAFDHMVNHWLPYQTLACRIKARAGFYQASGAYGFRDQLQDSLAFLLYRPELARDQILNAASRQFKEGDVQHWWLPQNGAGIRSTISDDVVWLAYAVHSYVTATGDKAILDTDVSFLDGPTLALGRHDAFFKPEISAEKAPLYEHAARALDLAITRTGTNGLPLILGGDWNDGMNRVGVAGRGESVWLGWFLANALTVFTPFAEERKDSARVKAWAKYLKSLKAALEKAGWDGDHYRRGYFDDGDPLGSDQSDECRIDAIAQSWSVLSGFAEPERQQQAMNSVVGRLIDDEVGIVRLFTPPFEKSRLDPGYIKSYPPGVRENGGQYTHAAIWTGLALSKLGRNDEAWKVFSMLNPVHHAETTDEADRYRVEPYVVAADVYGGPGYEGRGGWTWYTGSAGWLYRFALEGFLGIHRQGEGISLKPALPSSLSSYEAEVSIGGKAVAITASRKADGSGYDVTANGAAVTEKDGAFAISL, from the coding sequence ATGTCCCCATCTATGACGCCATCCACAGCGCCACGCGATACAGAAACCCGCAATATCGATCACAACGATTCGATCCGGGCCACCTATCTGACAATCGATGAGTTGCAGGAGAAATCCAAGGCTCTCGCCACTTCGGTGATGAGCACGCTTCCGGGTTTCTTCGATTTCGATTTCTTCGCCCGGCATAAGGAAAACGAGCGGGAAATCCTGCGCGTTTATCGCACCACCGCCGCCGATGTCGAGGCGGGAGCGACGATTACGCCTGCTGCCGAATGGCTGCTGGACAATCACTACATTATCGAAGAAGCGATCCAGGAAGTCCGCCGCGACTTTCCCAAGAAATTCTATCGGCAATTGCCGACGGTCAAGGTCGGCGACCGGATTATTCCCCGCGTCATGGCGCTGGCCTGGCTCTATGTAGCTCATACCCATTCCACGGTGACGCGCGAAAGCATGACGGCGCTGGCGGAAGGCTATCAGTCCGAGCATTCGCTTGAAATCGGCGAATTGTGGGCGCTGCCGTCCATGGTGCGCTTCGTGCTGGTGGAAAACCTGCGGCGCATTTCGACCCGGGTGGAAAAATCCCGGCAGATGCGGCGCAAGGCCAATGAGGCCGCTGACGAAATCGTCCGGCTGAACGACGAAGCCGCCTGCCGCGAATATTTGAAGCAGCTGGAATCACTCGCCGACGACAATACATTCGCCACCCAGTTTCTCTATCGCTTGCGCAACGGTTCGCAGACATCCGCCGTTGCCGTCAGCTGGCTGGAGCAGCGGTTGGAGGCCAATGGCCGCACCACCGAAGAGGCGATGGCCGCCGAGCATAACCGGCTTTCGTCCGGCAATGTCAGCATGGGCAGTATCATCAAGGGGCTGCGCACCATCGACGATACCGAATGGTCGGTCTGGGTCGAAGAGGTCAGCCATGTTGACAAGATTCTGCGCAGCCACAGCGATTACGAAGCGCTGGATTTCGGTTCGCGCAACAGCTACCGCAACACGATTGAAAAGCTGGCCCGCCGTTCCGACAAAAGCGAGCTGGAAATAGCCCAGATCGCCATCGATCTGTCGAAGGCCGCCGCCTCGACCGGTGATCTCTCCGATGCGCCGTCCAATGTCGGCAGCGTTCTCGTGGGGGCGCAGAAGGAAGCGCTGGAACGCGCGGTCGGTTATCGCGTGCCGGCGCATATTGCTGTTACCCGCAGCTTCAAACGGTTGCACTGGCTGGCCATTGCCCTGCCTGTCCTGGCGCTGACGGCATTGGCGCTGGCGCTTGTTGCCTGGTACCTGTCTTATGCTGGCCTTTCGGTGCCGCTGATCGCCATTCTTGTCGTGCTGTTTGCTTTGCCGGCATCCGAAGGTGCAACCGGCCTGTTCAACACGCTGTCCACCTTTGTCCTGAAGCCCGCCCGTCTGGTCGGTTACGAGTTCAAGGAGGGCATTCCGGACGATGCCCGCACGCTGGTTGCCGTTCCCTGCATGATCTCCAAGCGCGACCATGTCGATGAATTGGTCCGCAATCTGGAAGTCCATTACCTCACCAATCCGCGTGGCGAAGTGTATTTTTCGCTGCTCAGCGACTGGCCGGATGCCAAGGTCGAAGAGACCGAAGCCGATCTCGAAGTGCTGGAATATGCCAAGCGGGAAATGGCTGTGCTAAACGCCCGCTACAACGAAGACGGCAAGACCCGTTTCTATTTCCTGCACCGCCGCCGTCTGTTCAATCCCCAGGAAGATTGCTGGATGGGTTGGGAGCGCAAGCGGGGCAAGCTGCATGAGTTGAACCTGCTGTTGCGCGGCGACAAGGATACATCCTACCTGCCGGGCGCCAATACGGTGCCGGATGGCGTGCAATATGTGATGACGCTGGACGCCGACACCCGGCTGATGCGCGATGCCGTGACCAAGATGGTCGGCAAGATGTATCATCCGATCAATCGGCCTGTGCATGACCCGGAAACCGGTCGTGTGGTCAGCGGGTATGGGATTCTTCAGCCGCGTGTCACCCCCTCGCTGACCACAGGCAAGGACGCCTCGGTGTTCCAGCGGGTGTTTTCGATCAATCGCGGTCTCGATCCTTACGTCTTTACCGTTTCTGATGTCTATCAGGACATTACCGGTGAAGGCAGCTTCACCGGTAAGGGCCTTTACCATGTCGATGCTTTCGAGCGTGCCATCAAGGGCCAGATCGACGAGAATACCGTCCTCAGCCACGACCTGCTCGAAGGCTCGTTCGCCCGCTGTGCGCTGGTGACCGATGTCGAACTGGTCGAGGATTTTCCGACCCGCTACGAAGTGGAAATTTCCCGCCAGCATCGCTGGGCGCGGGGCGACTGGCAGTTGCTGCCCTATATCCTCGATCCGAAGCGCGGTATTACCTCGCTTGGCCGTTGGAAAATGGTCGACAACCTGCGCCGGTCGCTGACCCCGATTGCCTGGTTCGCCGCGTCCGTGATCGGCTGGTTCGCCATGAGCCCGATCGATACGCTGATCTGGCAATTGCTGCTGATCTTCTCGCTGTTCGTTGCGCCGACCATTTCGCTGATCAACGCGCTGGTACCACGCCAGACGGATATTGTGCCAAGCGCACACTTCCAGTCGCTCTGGGCCGATTTGCGCGGTGCCAATGCGCAAGTGGCACTTCGTATCGTCTTCATCGCCGATATGGCCTGCATGATGGCCGATGCTATCGTTCGCTCGATGTATCGCCTGCTGGTCAGCCGCAAGCTGCTGCTGGAATGGCGCACTGCCGCCAGCATTCAGTCGGTGGCGCAAGGCAGTATTCCGACTTATTACCGCACGATGCGTTATGCACCGACGCTCGCCCTCGTCGCCTTCGGCCTTTCGGCCTATGAAGCTGGCTACGGCGCGTTGATCGGCCTGCCCTTCACGCTGATGTGGGTGCTGTCGCCGCTGGTTGCCTGGTATGTCAGCCAGTCCGCCGAGACGGAAGACCGGTTGCTGGTGCCGGAAGAAACCGTCATCGAACTGCGCCGCATCGCGCGCCGCACCTGGCGCTATTATGAGACCTTCGCCAATGCTGGCGAACATTTCCTGCCGCCGGACAATTTCCAGGAAACGCCGGAGCCAGTGGTGGCACGGCGTACCTCGCCGACCAATATCGGCGTCTATCTGTTGTCGATTGTCTCGGCCCGTCACTTCGGCTGGCTCGGTTTCGAGCAGACCATCGAAAAGCTGGAACAGACCATCGGCACTGTCGAGAAGATGGACAAGTTCCGGGGCCATCTTTACAACTGGTATCATACCGATACGCTGAAATCGCTCGGCAACCGTTATATCTCGGCGGTCGATAGCGGCAATCTTGCCGGCCATCTGATTGCGATTTCGTCTGCCTGCCGCCATTGGGCTGAAGCCCCGTCTGCCCATCTCCAGGGCAGCCTTGATGGCATCGGCGATGTCGGTGGCATCCTGATGGAAGCGCTGAAGGAACTGCCTGACGACCGCAAGACCGTGCGCCCGTTGCGCACTCGCCTCTATGAGCGGATCATCGGCTTCAACAATGCGCTGGCCTCGGTCAAGCGCGAGCATGAATTCGCCTCGATCCGGGTGATCAACCTCGCGGTTCTGGCGCGTGACATCCAGAAGCTGGCGGCCAATCTTCACCACGAGCTGCGCTCTGACAAGAGCACGGACCTGTTGCGTTGGAGTGAGGCACTGGTGGCGGTCTGCGAATCCCATATCGCCGATAGCGCCTTCGACCTGTCCAATATCGAGCCGCTGCGCCAGCGTTTGGCCAGCCTGCGTGACCGCAGCCGCGACCTCGCGTTTTCCATGGATTTCGCCTTCCTGTTCCGCAAGGAACGGCGTCTGCTTTCCATCGGGTATCGCGTCGAAACCATGGAACTGGACGAGGCCTGCTACGACCTTCTGGCCTCCGAAGCTCGTCTGACCTCGCTGTTTGCCATTGCCAAGGGCGATCTGCCCACCGAACATTGGTACAAGCTGGGACGTCAGGTCGTGCCGATTGGCTCACGTGCCGCGCTGGTCTCCTGGTCCGGTTCGATGTTCGAATATCTGATGCCACCGCTGGTCATGCAGGAACGGCAGGGCGGTATTCTGAACCAGACGAACAACCTGATCGTCAAGGAACAGATGAACCATGGCAAGCGCCTCAATATCCCCTGGGGTATTTCGGAAGCGGCCTTCAACGCCCGCGACCATGCGCTCGCCTATCAATATACCAATTTCGGCGTGCCTACTCTCGGCCTGAAGCGCGGCCTTGGCCAGAACGCGGTTATCGCGCCCTATGCGTCGATTCTCGCCAGCCAGTATGATCCGAAGGCAGCGGCTGAAAACCTGAAAAAGCTCCGGGCGCTTGGCGCGCTTGGCGCCTATGGTTTCCATGACGCTGTCGATTTCACCCCGACCCGGGTGCCGAAGGGCAAGACCTGCGCGGTCGTCTACAATTACTATGCCCACCATCACGGCATGTCGATTGCGGCGATTGCCAACGTCACCTTCAACGGCTTGTTGCGTGAACTCTTCCACGCCGATCCGGTGATCGAGGCAGCCGAACTGCTGTTGCAGGAAAAGGCACCGCGCGAAATTCCTGTGATGAGCGCCAAATACGAGCCGCAGACCCCCGGTAAGGGCCAGGCCGACCTGCTGCGTCCGGAAATCCGCACCATTACCGATCCGCTTTCGAAGGACCGCGAACTGGTATTGCTGTCGAACGGCCATTATTCGGTGATGCTGACGGCCACCGGCTCTGGCTTCTCCCGCTGGAATGGCCTCTCCGTTTCCCGCTGGAAGGCCGATCCGACCGAAGATCGCAACGGCACCTTCATCTTCCTGCGCGATACGGCGTCGGGCGAATGGTGGTCAACGACCGCTGCGCCGCGCCGGGCCGCCGAGGAAAAGACCCGTGTGGTGTTCAGCGACGACAAGGCGGAGTTCACCAAGACCGTCGGCGATATCACCTCGACTGTCGAATGCGTGGTTGCCACCGAACATGACGCCGAAGGCCGTCGTGTCACCTTGCTCAACACCGGCACCGAGGACCGCTTCATCGAAGTGACCTCCTATATGGAGCCGGTTCTGTCGAGCGACGACAACGACAACGCGCATCCGGTGTTCTCGCGGATGTTCGTGAAAACCGAGCTTGGCCGCAAGGGTGACGTGATCCGCATTGAGCGCAACAAGCGTTCGCCGAGCGATCCGGATATCTGCGTGGCGCATCTGGTCTCCGACACATCGGGACCGGGCCGCAATACTGAATTCGAGACCGACCGCTACAAGTTCATCGGTCGTGGCCGCACGCTGGCCGAGGCTGCGGCCTTTGATCCAGACGCGGTTCTATCGGGTTCGGACGGGTTTACACTTGATCCAATCGCCAGCTTCCGTCGCGTGCTGCGCGTTCCCGCTGGTAAGAAGGTTAGCGTGGTCTATTGGACCATTGCCGCACCAAGCCGTCAGGAAGTGGATGTGGCCATTGAGCGTTATCGTCATCCCGATGCGTTCAACCACGAAATGCTGCATGCCTGGACCCGCACCCAGGTCGAGATGCGCCATATCGGCATCACCTCGCAGCAGGCTGCCGCCTTCCAGCAGCTTGGTCGCTATCTGGTCTATCCCGACATGCATCTGCGGGCCGATCCGGAAACCGTGCGCGCCGGTCTCGCCTCGCAATCGGCGCTGTGGCCAAACTCGATCTCCGGCGATTATCCGATCTTCGCGGTGCGCATCAACGACGAGATGGACACCGAAGTGGTCCGCGAAGCTTTGAGCGCCCAGGATTATCTGCAACGCCACGGCGTGGTGACCGATGTCGTGATCCTCAACGAGCGGGCCGCATCCTATGCGCAGGATATGCAGCATGCTCTGGAACAGTTGGCTGAGGGCATGCGCACCAAGCAGGCCGAAGGTGGCCAGCAACACGTGTTTGCGGTGCGGCGCGACCTGATGGACGACAGCGGCTGGAATGCCGTGCTCGCCGCCGCCCGCGTCGTGCTCCATGCCCGCAATGGCAAGATCACCGATCAGGTGACGCATGCCGCCGAGCTGTTTGCAGCACCGCGCGGTGTGGACGCCATTGACGCCGACTGGTATCCGCCAGTGCCGGTCATGGCTGGCCGTGCTGATCTTGTTGCTCCAATCATTGATGGTAGCGATCTGGAGTTCTGGAACGGCTATGGTGGTTTTGCTGCCGATGGTGCCGAATATGTGGTGCGGCTTGGCCCTGGCCAATCGACGCCGCAGCCGTGGATCAACGTGATCTCCAACGACAATTTCGGCTTCCATATCGCAGCCGAAGGCTCGGGCTTCACCTGGAGCCGCAATTCGCGCGACTATCAGCTGACACCATGGTCGAACGATGCTGTCACCAACCGTACCGGCGAGGCCTTCTATGTGGCCGATCTCGACAGCGGTGAGGTGGTCAGCCCGATCTCTGCCGCCAGCAACCGGCAGGATGTCGTCTATGAGACCCGTCATGGCCTTGGTTACTCGGTGTTCTCGACCGAGGCTGCTGGACTTGCCGTCGAACTGACGGTCACAGTCGATCAGGTCGAGCCGGTCCGCTTTACCCGGCTTACGATCCGCAATACCGGCGATAGCGCTCGTCGTCTGCGCAGCTACGGTTATGTCGAATGGATTCTCGGCAACAATCCGCAGAAGACGGCGGCATTCGTGCTGCCGTCCCATGATGCGGAAACCGGGTCGCTGATGGCGACCAACCCCTATAGCATCGACTATTCGGGTCGCTTCGCCTTCCTGACCGCCGTGGAAACGGCGTCGGGCTTTGCCTCCAGCCGCCGCGAATTCATCGGTCGGCATGGCGATATCAAGATGCCACAGGCCGTGGCCAAGGGCTCGCCGCTGTCCGGCTCCATCGATCCGGAAGGCGATCCCTGTGCGGCACTGGCCTTCGACATCACCTTGCAGCCGGGCGAAGAAGCATCCGTCACTTTCCTGCTGGGCGATGCCGAAAGCATCGAGCAGGCGCGAAGCGTCATTGCGGCTGCCAAAGCCAAGGGCTTTGACGGCGCACTGACCGAGGCTAAATCCTTCTGGGGTGATTTCACCGGCCATATCAAGGTGAAGACTGGCGATAAGGCTTTCGACCATATGGTCAATCACTGGCTGCCCTATCAGACGCTGGCCTGCCGCATCAAGGCACGCGCCGGTTTCTATCAGGCATCGGGCGCCTATGGTTTCCGCGACCAGTTGCAGGATAGCCTGGCCTTCCTGCTCTACCGGCCAGAGCTTGCTCGTGACCAGATCCTCAACGCTGCTTCACGGCAGTTCAAAGAAGGTGACGTGCAGCATTGGTGGTTGCCGCAGAACGGTGCCGGCATTCGCAGCACGATCTCCGATGACGTGGTCTGGCTGGCCTATGCCGTCCATTCCTATGTCACGGCCACCGGCGACAAGGCGATCCTGGATACAGACGTTAGCTTCCTCGATGGTCCGACGCTGGCCCTTGGTCGCCACGACGCCTTCTTCAAGCCGGAAATTTCCGCTGAAAAGGCACCGCTCTACGAACATGCGGCGCGGGCGCTTGATCTCGCCATCACCCGCACCGGCACCAACGGTCTGCCGCTGATCCTTGGCGGTGACTGGAACGACGGCATGAACCGGGTCGGCGTTGCCGGACGCGGCGAAAGCGTCTGGCTCGGCTGGTTCCTTGCCAATGCGTTGACGGTGTTCACGCCCTTTGCCGAGGAGCGCAAGGACAGCGCCCGCGTCAAGGCCTGGGCGAAATACCTGAAGAGCCTGAAGGCTGCGCTGGAAAAAGCCGGTTGGGATGGCGATCACTACCGCCGTGGCTATTTCGATGATGGCGATCCATTGGGCTCTGACCAGTCGGACGAATGCCGCATTGATGCTATCGCCCAGTCCTGGTCGGTTCTGTCTGGCTTTGCCGAGCCGGAGCGTCAGCAGCAGGCCATGAACTCTGTGGTCGGACGGCTGATCGATGACGAAGTTGGGATCGTTCGCCTCTTCACTCCGCCGTTCGAAAAGAGCCGTCTGGACCCGGGCTACATCAAGTCCTATCCGCCAGGCGTGCGCGAAAACGGCGGCCAATATACGCATGCGGCAATCTGGACGGGTCTGGCTCTGTCCAAGCTTGGCCGCAACGATGAGGCCTGGAAAGTGTTCTCGATGCTGAACCCGGTTCATCATGCCGAGACCACGGATGAAGCCGATCGTTACCGGGTCGAGCCCTATGTCGTGGCAGCCGATGTCTATGGCGGCCCCGGCTATGAAGGGCGCGGCGGCTGGACCTGGTATACCGGCTCTGCTGGCTGGCTCTACCGCTTCGCGCTGGAAGGCTTCCTCGGCATCCACCGCCAGGGTGAGGGCATCAGCCTGAAGCCTGCCTTGCCATCCAGCCTTTCCTCCTACGAGGCAGAGGTCAGCATTGGCGGCAAGGCCGTGGCCATCACCGCTAGCCGCAAGGCTGATGGTTCTGGTTACGACGTCACGGCCAATGGCGCAGCGGTGACTGAAAAGGACGGGGCTTTCGCCATTAGCTTGTAA
- a CDS encoding MFS transporter yields the protein MQSDAQTRQTSRSGIWGWMLFDWAAQPFFTVVTTFIFGPYFVSRFTSDPVSAQAAWSNAATVASVVIALLSPVLGAIADRSGSRKPWIAFFAVIKITCLLLLWQAVPGSPVIFPLVLFSLASIAAEFSIVFNDSMMPRLVSAKDVGRISNMAWGLGYLGGMIVLIAVVLFVAANPDTGKTILGSTPLFGLDPATGEDARVTGPVSALWYLLFILPMFFFTPDQQKGDPFGKAVKAGLADLKATLREVRHRAGILRFLIARMIYQDGVNGLLILGGVFAAGMFGWSTMEIGIYGIILNVVAIFGCALASRLDAALGSKTMVVISLILLLTATFGIISTGPSFTAFGLIPLSPDSTGSLFGTAAEKVYILYGILIGLAFGPVQASSRSYLARSIAPEEAGRYFGIYALSGRATSFMATLSFSLITTATGSSRAGMASLIIFLGVGLVLLLATPYPAAKRS from the coding sequence ATGCAATCAGATGCACAGACAAGGCAGACCAGCAGATCCGGGATATGGGGCTGGATGCTGTTCGACTGGGCCGCCCAGCCCTTCTTCACCGTGGTCACAACCTTTATTTTCGGCCCCTATTTCGTCTCCCGCTTCACCAGCGATCCCGTCAGCGCGCAAGCCGCCTGGAGCAATGCCGCCACCGTCGCCTCCGTGGTCATCGCCCTGCTCTCCCCTGTGCTGGGTGCCATTGCCGACCGTAGCGGCTCGCGCAAACCGTGGATCGCCTTCTTTGCTGTCATCAAGATCACCTGTCTGCTGCTGCTCTGGCAAGCCGTCCCCGGCTCACCGGTGATTTTTCCGCTGGTGCTGTTCAGCCTTGCCTCGATAGCTGCCGAATTCTCTATCGTCTTCAACGATTCGATGATGCCAAGGCTGGTGAGCGCCAAGGATGTCGGCCGGATTTCCAATATGGCCTGGGGGCTCGGCTACTTGGGCGGGATGATCGTGCTGATTGCCGTCGTGCTGTTTGTTGCGGCCAATCCCGACACGGGCAAGACCATTTTAGGCAGCACGCCGCTGTTCGGGCTTGATCCGGCCACTGGTGAGGATGCCCGCGTCACCGGGCCGGTCTCGGCGCTCTGGTATCTGCTGTTCATCCTGCCGATGTTCTTCTTCACGCCCGATCAACAGAAGGGCGATCCGTTTGGCAAGGCGGTGAAAGCCGGGCTTGCCGACCTCAAGGCGACGCTGCGCGAGGTGCGGCACCGGGCGGGTATCCTCAGGTTTTTGATTGCCCGGATGATCTACCAGGACGGCGTCAACGGCTTGCTGATCCTCGGCGGGGTGTTTGCCGCTGGCATGTTCGGCTGGTCAACCATGGAAATCGGTATTTACGGCATTATTCTCAATGTCGTCGCCATTTTCGGCTGCGCCCTTGCAAGTCGGCTGGATGCGGCGCTTGGCTCGAAAACCATGGTGGTCATCAGCCTGATCCTGCTTTTGACGGCCACCTTCGGCATTATTTCCACTGGCCCCAGCTTCACCGCCTTCGGCCTGATACCGCTTTCGCCTGATAGTACCGGCAGCCTGTTCGGCACGGCGGCGGAGAAAGTCTATATTCTCTACGGCATCCTGATCGGCCTTGCCTTCGGCCCGGTTCAGGCCTCGTCCCGCTCCTATCTCGCCCGCAGCATCGCCCCTGAGGAAGCAGGCCGTTATTTCGGCATCTATGCGCTGTCAGGCCGCGCCACAAGCTTTATGGCCACCTTGTCGTTTTCGCTGATCACCACCGCCACCGGTTCGTCGCGGGCGGGCATGGCGAGCTTGATTATCTTTCTCGGCGTTGGGCTGGTGCTGCTGCTGGCAACGCCCTACCCGGCAGCTAAGAGGAGCTGA
- a CDS encoding M20 aminoacylase family protein, producing the protein MKDVVEIRRYLHQHPELGLSEFHTSDYVAGKLEAMGYEVTRGLARTGIVATLRNGTSQRSLGLRADFDALPITEETGLDYASLTPGLMHACGHDGHTAMLLGAAGILAERRNFDGIVHLIFQPAEENFGGARLMIEDGLFERFPCDAVFGLHNDPGIAFGHFAFREGPIMASVDECKITVIGRGGHGAEPQSTSDPIVAGASIIMALQTIASRNIHPLDPVVVTVGAFHAGAASNVIPERADMVLTIRSFDDHVRDELESRIRSIAEGQAASYGMTVEIDYERGYPATVNHKAETDYVRDLARRFAGEGKVFDMPRPTMGGEDFAYMLQEKPGTYFFLGTKRTENDPPLHHPRYDFNDDIIPTGTAFWVELVESRLKLE; encoded by the coding sequence ATGAAAGATGTCGTCGAGATCAGGCGCTACCTCCATCAGCACCCGGAACTGGGGCTTTCGGAGTTTCACACCTCCGATTATGTCGCGGGAAAACTGGAAGCCATGGGCTATGAGGTGACCAGGGGCCTGGCCCGCACCGGCATTGTCGCCACCTTGCGCAATGGGACCAGTCAGCGTTCCCTAGGGCTACGCGCGGATTTCGATGCCCTGCCGATCACTGAGGAAACCGGCCTCGACTATGCCAGCCTCACTCCCGGCCTGATGCATGCCTGCGGCCACGACGGTCACACGGCCATGTTGCTCGGTGCTGCCGGTATTCTGGCCGAACGCCGCAATTTCGATGGCATCGTGCATCTGATTTTCCAGCCAGCGGAAGAAAACTTCGGCGGCGCGCGGTTGATGATCGAAGACGGATTGTTCGAGCGCTTCCCCTGCGATGCGGTGTTTGGCCTGCATAACGACCCCGGCATTGCATTTGGTCATTTCGCGTTCCGGGAAGGGCCGATCATGGCCTCGGTGGATGAATGCAAGATCACCGTGATCGGCCGGGGCGGCCACGGTGCCGAACCGCAAAGCACCAGCGATCCGATCGTTGCAGGCGCCAGCATTATCATGGCGCTGCAAACCATCGCGTCGCGCAATATCCACCCGCTCGATCCCGTCGTCGTCACCGTCGGGGCCTTTCATGCCGGTGCCGCCAGCAATGTGATACCGGAGCGGGCGGACATGGTGCTGACCATCCGCAGCTTCGACGATCATGTGCGCGATGAATTGGAAAGCCGCATTCGCTCGATTGCCGAGGGGCAGGCGGCAAGCTACGGCATGACCGTGGAGATCGACTATGAGCGGGGCTATCCGGCCACCGTCAATCACAAGGCGGAAACCGATTACGTGCGCGATCTTGCCAGACGCTTTGCCGGCGAAGGCAAGGTTTTCGATATGCCGCGTCCGACCATGGGCGGCGAGGATTTCGCCTATATGCTCCAGGAAAAGCCCGGCACATACTTCTTCCTCGGCACCAAACGCACCGAAAACGACCCGCCACTCCATCATCCGCGCTATGATTTTAATGACGATATCATCCCGACCGGCACGGCATTCTGGGTGGAACTGGTGGAAAGCCGCCTGAAGCTGGAATAG